CACCAACAAAACTTGGCATTGATGCAAAGACGAGCATCATAATGCCGTATCATGTGGCGCTTGACACCCTAAAAGAAGAAAGGCGTAAAGATAAAATCGGTACCACAGGAAGAGGAATCGGGTATGCGTATCGAGATAAAGTAAGTCGCGATGAAATAATTTTCGCTGACTTGATAAATAACACTCGCTTCACAGAACGTTTTGAGGAATTGCTCCCGCAAAAAGAGTTTGAAATAGAATTGCTTGGCGGAGATCCAAAACTCGCAAGCAAAGGAAAAGAGGACTATATACAACTCGGAGAAATGCTAGACCCATACATAACGGACGTATCAAAAGAAATAAATTTTGCATTGAAAGACAATAAAAAAGTTCTTGCAGAAGGCGCGCAGGGAACGCATCTTGACAATATTCACGGCACGCAGAAATACGTAACTTCATCCAGTACAATCGCTGGGTCTGCATGTGCTTCACTTGGCGTAGGTCCAAAAAAAGTTGATGAAGTGATAGGAGTTATCAAAGCATATATCACGCGTGTTGGAGAAGGACCGCTGCCCACTGAACAGAAAAATGAAATAGGCGAATATCTGCGCGAAGAAGGCAGAGAATTCGGCACAACTACTGGAAGGCCGAGACGATGCGGATGGTTTGACATGCCGATTGCAAAAAAAGCCATCAATCTCAATGGATATACGTCTATGGCGCTCACAAAGCTTGATGTACTTTCAGGGCTTGATCCGGTAAAACTTTGCATAGGGTATGAACTGGATGGAAATAAACTCGATTATATGCCGGAGCTTTCACATGATGTCGCAAAATGCAAACCCAGTTATGTTGATATCCCT
This Nanoarchaeota archaeon DNA region includes the following protein-coding sequences:
- a CDS encoding adenylosuccinate synthase, with translation MFTIITGAQFGDEGKGKIVDMLASEYDIIARFQGGDNAGHTVVTDGKTYKLHLIPSGVLYDKRLLIGPGTVMNPITLMDEINMLAECGIDAPPTKLGIDAKTSIIMPYHVALDTLKEERRKDKIGTTGRGIGYAYRDKVSRDEIIFADLINNTRFTERFEELLPQKEFEIELLGGDPKLASKGKEDYIQLGEMLDPYITDVSKEINFALKDNKKVLAEGAQGTHLDNIHGTQKYVTSSSTIAGSACASLGVGPKKVDEVIGVIKAYITRVGEGPLPTEQKNEIGEYLREEGREFGTTTGRPRRCGWFDMPIAKKAINLNGYTSMALTKLDVLSGLDPVKLCIGYELDGNKLDYMPELSHDVAKCKPSYVDIPGWNDDVSNIANFTDIPENVKHYVQELENMMGVKIKYVSVGPGREQTLSL